The segment TTGGGAGGATGAATCTTTTTGTTCAAATCAATCATGATGAGAGCGAAAATAGTTGATTCAGAGAAATACATGCAGGGCAGTTTAGTTACGCCTCCGTCGGCGCAAGTGTTACTACCAGACGAGATCGAGGCAGATGTCAAAAGCAATCCATACTATAAAGCTGAAAAGACGTTAAGCAATTTGATCGAAGTTGAGAACTTAGATCAACGATTGAACTTATTTGATTCTCAAGTTCGGTACTTTGAAACTGCGCTCAATTCAGCAATCAAAGAAGCCTATCAGCAATCACAAAGTAGCGATGCGGCGCATCTATTTTTGCAGCGCGTTCTCTATCGAATTAATCGCTTAAATTTATTCTGGTATGACGACTTAACGCATTATACAAACGAGCGATCGCTCTATCTCCAAAAAATTCGCAATCAGATCGAAACGGCTTGGCAAGACTGGGAATTAGCACACCTTAGTGTTGAGGCGTACCACGATATTGATATCAAACAGGCATTGCTCGATCGCTATGCTGCCGATCTCGATCCGACCTTATCAGAAGATGCACTCTACCTGCGTAAGCACATGCCCTTTGAAGGGTATCGCTATCTCCTAGCGATCACTTCTTTTGATGGCTTAGTCGAAGCAAGTCGGCTCTCCCGGATTCTTGGGGGTGCTGCCAACGAAGTGCAAGCAACTTTAACCAAGGTATTACTGGAAGAGTACGGGAATGGTCGTCTCGCTCGCAAGCATTCGACTTTCTTTGCACAAATGATGACTGAGTTGCGCTTGAGTACTCAGCCTGAAGTTTACTTTGATCTCGTTCCGTGGCAAGCACTCGCAACCACGAATCACAACTTTCTCCTGACCGAGTGTAAGCGGCATTTTCTCAGATACAACGGTGGATTAGCCTACTTTGAAGTAGCAGGTCCTTCAGCGTATCGAAACTATCTCGCAGCAGCACAGCGGTTAGAGCTATCCGATGGTGCAATGGGATATTGGGATCTCCATATCCGAGAAGATGAACGGCACGGACGCTGGATGATCGAAAACGTGACGTTGCCGCTTGTAGACATGTACCCCGAACAAGCATGGCAGCTAGTCTTGGGATACGACCAAGAGAAATTGATGGGCGATCGAGCGGGAGCAGCGATCGTCAACACAATTCGCCATGGGGTTCAAACAGCGTCACTTCCCACCATTTGATAGGGAGCGGATCTAGGAGTTAGTCAAATTGAGAAAGATAGAGGGATAGGGAGATAGGGAGATGGGAAGCAAGAACCACTTCTACCTTTCTCCCTATGCCCCTATTCCCCTATCTCCCCACCATTTTTCACAGCAATTTGCAACAAACGAGGATAATATCTTGACTGGAACACTTATACGCAATATCACAGCACCCGAAGTCTTCTTCTGTCCTGAAGAGTCTCATTTTTATTCGCATTGTCTAGAGCGATTGGTTTTTTCTCAATGTACAGACTGCGATTTGATTGTTGAATTTGGTGCAGGTGATGGCAGTCCGGTAATTAATTCATTGATGCGATCGCACTTCCAGAGTGAGATTCATGGGTTTGAATTAAACTCAGCAGCTTATGAGGTTGCCAAATCTAGAGTTGATCAATGTAACTTGCAGGACAAGTACATTTTGCACAATCAGTCTTTCTTTGACTTTGCTTCAACAGATGCAAACTATTTGATTGCGAACCCGCCTTACATCCCCGCTCCTGACAACAAGATTCGGATGCCTTTACTGCATGGCGGAACAGATGGTGCAACCATTACCAATCGATTGCTCACTTTAGACTATCCAAACGTGATGCTATTGATATCGAGCTATTCAAACCCAATCGAAACATTACAATGGGCAGCAGGCCAAGGCTATACCGTTGCAGATTTTATGGTCACTCCGTTAAAGTTTGGCTGCTATAGTTCTGAGCCAAAAGTGAAAAAGTGGATTGGACAACTACGCGAGCAAGGACAAGCCTTCTATTCTCAAAATATTTACTTCCTCGCAGGCGTATTGTTCAAGCATTCCAGCTTTGGAACTCCCGATCTCTCCAACGAACTCATGCAAGTCATGACCGCGCTCTAACCATCACGGCGATTTAAACAGCAAAAAACTCCGAGTTTTGGAAGAGACCCGGAGTTTCTTACTGTTCTGAACCAAACCTAGAAGCCAGCAAAGTTATAGCCAACTCCAAGCATAATGCCAACGGCTGCTTGTCCTGTTACAGAAGCATTCACTGCAGCAGTCGCTGTGAACTGAGAAGAAATGGGAACATCAACCCCACCCGTCAACAGCAGTCCAACACTGCCGCGATCGCCTGTTGAAATTGCTGCACCCACACCCAAATAAGGAGCCGCTGAAAATCCTAATCCCTCTGTCGGACCCTCGCCAAAGCTAAAGTCATAGGTCACAGGAATCAAAATTGCAACATCATCATTAAACAGGACAGAGGGGCGAACTGAGAAATTGCGAGTCAAGCCAATTTTGCTAATGACAGCAAAGCTTCCTTGCCCTAGCGAAATATCACCATCGCCAATCCCAATGTTGCCACCAACTCCAACATAGCTCGAACCTGAGCGAGTCGCTCGACCCGGAACGAATTCTTGAGTCGGAATCGTAGTGGGTGTTGGTGTTGTCGTTCCTGGCGTACTATCCGGCGTAATCGGGGTTGTACCGGGGGTTGTGCTAGGGGTTGTCGTATCTGGCGTAACTGGGGTTGTGCCAGGGGTGAAGGTATCTGGCGTAGTCGGGGTTGTCGTGTTCGGTGTGATCGGGGTTGTATTTTGCGGAGTGACAGGCGTTGTATTGCTCGGTGTCACATCTGCGGGGTTGGTTTCAGTCCCAGAAGGTGTACTTCCGGGCACTGCACGACCCGGAGCGATTTCACTGGGAGTAGAAGGTGTCGTTTGAGCGACGGTGAGTCGCCCCGTTTGTAGATCCGCCAATTCATTCACGTCGATCGACGGTTGACCTAAGAGAGCAGCCCCGTTCGAGGTGACCGGCTTTTCATTAGCATTCGCCTTGAGTTCGCCTGAAAAAAATGCGATCGAGATAAACGTCAGTGGTAAAAGCAGTTTGAGTTTTAAGGAAGTCATAGTCGAATGGAAACATCTATATGTGTGTTCAGGCAGTATCTATGCCTGCCATTCGAGCGTAATCATTGCACTATGAAATCACGTCCTTCTCAAGGCTCAGGGAGTCTCTATCTGAGGTGCGATTTTTCTGTTGTCACGATTTTAGGCGAGTTGCAAAGTTTTGCGATCGCGTTGGTGATAAAGTTCGAGCTTTCAGAATTGCCGCTGCCAAAAACGCATAGGACAACATTCCAACTAACGCTAATAAAATCTCACTCACGCTTCCCATGACATTCCAAAGTGCATGTAGCGCCGAAGCCGTGAAATATCCAATCAATAAAATCAGCCCACTCTGCCGAGGCTTCAATACCGCAAGTCCAATAAAATAGCCGAAATATCCGCTATACGCCATATGCCCCGAAATCGAACCGAGCAATCTTGGGATCAAAACTTGTAAGCCTCGAAGCTGATCCCATCCGCCTTCTTGTCCGAGTTGCAGAGAGGTCGATTCGATCATTCCGGGCACATACTGCCCTAACGTTTCTACCAGGGTAAATCCAACTGCCGAAGCCGCCCCTAAAAGAATTCCATCCAATGGCTCCCAAATTCCAACGCGATCGTTCCAAGGCGCAGGCAAAAATCGCCCGATCGCAAACAAAACTGCGATCGGAATCACTTTCAGCAATTCTTCCATCAACCCTGCACCAAAGAACATGCGGATAAACAGCGTCAACGGATTAATCAATTCTCCAGGCGCGGTCACTTGTCCAGGTAAGACCGATCTAAAAAATTCTGCAAACAGTAGCAGCACTGGACTCCGCAGTAAGAAGTAAGTGCCCATTGCCGCAATCACCATCACCCACCACGGTTTTCGCTTTCCACATAGTCGATAGACGAAGTACAGTCCAACGAGTGCAATGTATCCCGCTAACAAGCGATTG is part of the Leptolyngbya boryana PCC 6306 genome and harbors:
- a CDS encoding iron-containing redox enzyme family protein — encoded protein: MMRAKIVDSEKYMQGSLVTPPSAQVLLPDEIEADVKSNPYYKAEKTLSNLIEVENLDQRLNLFDSQVRYFETALNSAIKEAYQQSQSSDAAHLFLQRVLYRINRLNLFWYDDLTHYTNERSLYLQKIRNQIETAWQDWELAHLSVEAYHDIDIKQALLDRYAADLDPTLSEDALYLRKHMPFEGYRYLLAITSFDGLVEASRLSRILGGAANEVQATLTKVLLEEYGNGRLARKHSTFFAQMMTELRLSTQPEVYFDLVPWQALATTNHNFLLTECKRHFLRYNGGLAYFEVAGPSAYRNYLAAAQRLELSDGAMGYWDLHIREDERHGRWMIENVTLPLVDMYPEQAWQLVLGYDQEKLMGDRAGAAIVNTIRHGVQTASLPTI
- a CDS encoding SAM-dependent methyltransferase — encoded protein: MTGTLIRNITAPEVFFCPEESHFYSHCLERLVFSQCTDCDLIVEFGAGDGSPVINSLMRSHFQSEIHGFELNSAAYEVAKSRVDQCNLQDKYILHNQSFFDFASTDANYLIANPPYIPAPDNKIRMPLLHGGTDGATITNRLLTLDYPNVMLLISSYSNPIETLQWAAGQGYTVADFMVTPLKFGCYSSEPKVKKWIGQLREQGQAFYSQNIYFLAGVLFKHSSFGTPDLSNELMQVMTAL
- a CDS encoding PrsW family glutamic-type intramembrane protease; its protein translation is MTGEISPIACLRQLSIGNSSDPKLIVHALSIDDTTVIGRDPRCQIAVDPVLFGSVSRRHAEVRPSEQIEDADRPTWWVCDLNSSNGTYLNGKRLRGCQILRSGDRISLGNDGPEYIFEYLADFNTSRAAVTERGAVVPPARESVTLTQLFPIVSTGRDLTSKAFLVPGIVTIGFVVSLFVAVGQPILFNRLLAGYIALVGLYFVYRLCGKRKPWWVMVIAAMGTYFLLRSPVLLLFAEFFRSVLPGQVTAPGELINPLTLFIRMFFGAGLMEELLKVIPIAVLFAIGRFLPAPWNDRVGIWEPLDGILLGAASAVGFTLVETLGQYVPGMIESTSLQLGQEGGWDQLRGLQVLIPRLLGSISGHMAYSGYFGYFIGLAVLKPRQSGLILLIGYFTASALHALWNVMGSVSEILLALVGMLSYAFLAAAILKARTLSPTRSQNFATRLKS